In the genome of Ureibacillus sp. FSL W7-1570, the window GCTTTCAACAAACGCAATTTCCTTTTGATAATGATTCAAAAGTTGCTTGCATTTCGCAAATTTCAATGAATAATAGGCAAGGCTATGTTGCTCCAGTTCTTCCTTTTTTGTGCCATATTCAACATTTGCCAGATCATAATCTTTCTGCAGTTGTTCGTATTTTTCTTCCTCAACGGCAATCTGATAAGACGCCACTTTCACTTCATGTTCTTTTTTCTTTTGAATCCAAAGATTGAATTGCTCTTTATTCTTTTCCATTTCCTTTGCAACATCGATTTTTTGAATTTGAATCTCTTCCCATATTCCTTTTGCCTTCTGCTTCGACTTGTCATAGGCAAGCTGAGAGGAATGCAGTTTTTCAAACGTTTGCACGTATTTTTCCAGTTGATGTTGGATCCGCTTGTTCTCTTCAATGGTTTCTTTCAGTTTTTTATAAAGTTTCAAATTATCCAGCTGTTTTTCAAAGATATCGGCAAAAAGGGTTGGATGATGACCCGCAATCGATTGTTCAACGGTCGGTATCAATAAGCGGTCAAATAACTGGGTGGTGTTTTTGCAGGCTTCGAAAAAGGCCTCGACGCCCCCTTCCGAGCTGTTGATTGTCACAATACTTTCCCATTCATCGGCAATAATATGGTATTGTTCTTCAATAAACTTCCGATATTCTTTGATTGTCGAAAACGTTCTTGCCGATAAAGGATATCGTTCCTTCATGCCATTGTAATAATCAAGCATTTCCCCCTTGTCGGCAGGTCTAGTGCCGCCTTGTCCTTCCCGAACAAAAGGAATGCCTTCGATTCCGTTCTGATCCCCTTCATCATATTCATAAACATAGCGGTAAGAATCCAATCCTTTATCCGTCATAAAAAGGGTCACTGCCGTCACAACATATCGCCGTGGACGTTCGTTGAGTATCCATTCGATCGCAATATGGGCCGGGGCATTTTCCAACACCAAAGTGTTTTTAATTTTTCGATCCGCCAAATCGGTATGGGGAATCATCCCTTGCAATACCGTTTGGATAAAAACGGTCTTCCCTCCGCCGTTTTCAAGAAGAATCGCCCCATTATATCCGTTGAATAAAAAGAGTTCATCATTATAACGCTTGTTGCCTTCTTCATAGACAATATTGGTCAATCTGATTTTATTGATGGCCGGCATGTTGTCCCTCCTTATCAAAACCGTAAAGAAACTCAAAAATCCCTTTGTTATATTCCACTGCCATGAAAAATCGCTGGATGATGGTCATCGCTTTTTCCGTCAAGGTGATTTCATTATTCCCGATTTCCCGGATCAACTGTTGGTCGCTCAAAAACTTTGCAACCATATGCAGGAAGCTCATTCGGCTAATCGTATTTCCTGATTGCCGCTTAGCGGTTTCCTTAATATCATCCATATCATCCCATTTTTCGATGATGGCGCTCCAATTGTAAGAAAACTCTTTTTCCGATGTTTTTAATTGTTCCTCATCATGGGATTTCAAATGATCAATCCGCTCCTGAATCAGCCGGATCCAATCATCCATGCCGATAAATTGCCTTGTGGGATGCGGACTTTGATAGGAATCATAAAAACTGCCGAAAAGAACAAGTATGCAAAAATAAAGAAGATACATATCCGCATTCGTCGCACCGGAACGCAAATATTTCCGTTTAATCCACTCATTGCTTACATGGAATGGAGACAGTTTTGTTTCAGGAACGAGAAACAGTTCTTCACTCGTTTTGATTATGGCGCAATGCACTTCCTGGCTGAACAACTCAAGAAGGGCGCGCACATCTTCATCGGCATTATAGATTTGAACGGCCTCCTTGCCCAAAACCCCGTCCCTTGCCAGCTTCGTATATAGTCGAAAGGCTTGCAACACCGTTTGTTCAGAATAGTTCATCTTCATCCTCCAACTTTATGTTCATTTCGCTGATGGAATAGCGATCTACTTTTTGAATGATCGCTTTATCTTCCGTAACGATTAATTTGCGTTTTCCCAATAATCGAAAGGCCTCATCAAAAACCGTTCTGCTTTCTTCATCATCCGTTCCCGCTTGAATAGGCGAACGTTGGTGGAGAACAATCCAAAAATCGTAGAAATACCGCATTTGGAATAGATTCTCCAATTGATTTCTTTCGAGATAGGATATGAACTCGGATAACGTATTGCCGCTATTTTCTTCATAAGCCTTCAGAAAATGTTCCATCAGCTCTTTATATTTTTCTGAAATCCATTGTTTATATGAATTGAAGCTGTTTTCGTCATCCACTTCATAAAAGTGATATTCCACCTTCTCTTTTCGGTCTTCTACAATATTCTGCTCTTCCAAAACAGCAAGCGGCGACCAAAATTCATTTTCTTCTACTTTTAGGAAAGGATGGAGAACGCCTTTCATCGCATCCAACGGCAAAGGGGTGGACACAATGAGAGACACGATATCTTGGTCAAAGTTAAAGGAATGCATGCCCGTATAATAAAGCGACTCCTGGGCTGTAATCAAAGTCGTGTTTTTCAAATGGAGAGTCTGATTCAGAAGCTCGGAATGTTCATAGTGCACTTTCTCCAATTCCCTGTTGATCTGCAAAATGTATTGATACGTTTTCTGCTCCTTTTGATGAATATTTTCGGCAAACAATCGTTCCCTCGTTTCTTTGACAAACTCCCTCAATTCTTTGAATTCTTCATCTTCCCGTTCCAGCCTCTGAAAAATATCATCAAGCAGCTCTTTATACCGCTCAAACGTTTCTTCGGACACAATGCTTCGCTGGATTTCATGCTTCAATTTGACAATGCGTTCCTGCAACGTCTCGACGGCCACCCGCATTTCATTGATTTGCCGGAGTGCCCCCTTAAATTCCCCCTTTTCCAGCTGTTTCCGTAAAATCAATTGGTTGATGGATATTTGGAACTCACTGTAAAACTCCTTCGTTGCAAAAATCAATTCCAATCCATCTTCATCCAATGTATAGAATTGGCTAT includes:
- a CDS encoding DUF6063 family protein yields the protein MNYSEQTVLQAFRLYTKLARDGVLGKEAVQIYNADEDVRALLELFSQEVHCAIIKTSEELFLVPETKLSPFHVSNEWIKRKYLRSGATNADMYLLYFCILVLFGSFYDSYQSPHPTRQFIGMDDWIRLIQERIDHLKSHDEEQLKTSEKEFSYNWSAIIEKWDDMDDIKETAKRQSGNTISRMSFLHMVAKFLSDQQLIREIGNNEITLTEKAMTIIQRFFMAVEYNKGIFEFLYGFDKEGQHAGHQ
- a CDS encoding replicative DNA helicase, which gives rise to MEQMDMQALLSGYRDRIRRIALFEPLNELDRKRDVDLNGTKIDMKGLGLLTLLFFFEQKLMRNQRTGVKELASFLKEVTKEVYMLKEETYEELARSLIQNFRPTHGKKRSYGYFDWEEKAEETIEYSILKANDFDAGTNSQFYTLDEDGLELIFATKEFYSEFQISINQLILRKQLEKGEFKGALRQINEMRVAVETLQERIVKLKHEIQRSIVSEETFERYKELLDDIFQRLEREDEEFKELREFVKETRERLFAENIHQKEQKTYQYILQINRELEKVHYEHSELLNQTLHLKNTTLITAQESLYYTGMHSFNFDQDIVSLIVSTPLPLDAMKGVLHPFLKVEENEFWSPLAVLEEQNIVEDRKEKVEYHFYEVDDENSFNSYKQWISEKYKELMEHFLKAYEENSGNTLSEFISYLERNQLENLFQMRYFYDFWIVLHQRSPIQAGTDDEESRTVFDEAFRLLGKRKLIVTEDKAIIQKVDRYSISEMNIKLEDEDELF